A segment of the Curtobacterium sp. MCSS17_007 genome:
GAACGGCTCGGGTGCAGGGTCCGCGGCCGAACCTGCTCTGGCCAGCTGGCTGATGGCGCAGGTCTGCGCCAGGGGGCAATCGGCGAAGAGGCCGACGGTGCCGCACACGTCAGTGTCCTGCGCGTCGGTAGACGCCCACGCCCTCGGAACTCTCGATGTGCAACCGGGTGTCGTAGGCGTCCGTCAGGTGCGCTTCGAAGTCGGCGTACTGCCGACGGTTGTGGGCGACCTTCTCCGCGAAGTAGGCGCAGTCGCTGTGGTCGTCCAGGAGCATGTTGTGCGCCACGAGCAGACCACCGGGACGCAGGACGGGGGTGTTCGCGCGCATGATCGGCGCGTAGATGGCCTTGTCACGGAGTTCGGGATCGGGGTGGTCCTTCGGCCCCTCGGCGTCGAGCACGAAGACGTCCACACTCTCGTCGGCAGCGAGCGGTTCCGTGGCGTCCGCGCTCGAGAACCGGACGTCGGCCGACGGTACCAGCTCGGCGAAGTTCGACGCGGCGAGGGCGGTGACGTCCTCGTCGATGTCGACGAGCGTCAGCGACCCTCCGTGGGCAGCGACACCCGGCGCAGCCCAGATGGC
Coding sequences within it:
- a CDS encoding class I SAM-dependent methyltransferase — encoded protein: MSTTTTGASAHQIITAALRGVDQYEEQRLLDPRGYSRWVESRSPDEFGLNRDQLSLSTRFPADEETFVDDALAALRRAGLVAAVDYPKSAFEDFRSRVDSGWDHGGRTTYIFPEEARLLYALAHIVGGRHWLFGGSYYGYWAIWAAPGVAAHGGSLTLVDIDEDVTALAASNFAELVPSADVRFSSADATEPLAADESVDVFVLDAEGPKDHPDPELRDKAIYAPIMRANTPVLRPGGLLVAHNMLLDDHSDCAYFAEKVAHNRRQYADFEAHLTDAYDTRLHIESSEGVGVYRRAGH